One genomic segment of Armatimonadota bacterium includes these proteins:
- the ffh gene encoding signal recognition particle protein codes for MFEALQDRFQAIIRNLTGRGVLSEADVDAALREVRLALLEADVNFRVVRVFVDRVRERAVGERITKSLAPGHEVVKIVHEELTRLLGGGTRDLRVADRPPTVVLLAGLQGTGKTTTAGKLALRLRRRGRQPLLVATDLKRPAAVAQLQTVGAQAGVPVFAQPEATDPIAVARAAVEAAAREGQDTVIIDSAGRLHIDDELMAELRAMREAVRPHEVLLVMDAMAGQDAVTVAERFHQRLGLDGLIVTKLDGDARGGAVLSVVEVTGVPVLFAGTGEKLDGLEPFHPDRMASRILGMGDVLTLIERAQEAADREAAAELERKLRRAEFTLEEFRQQLRQVRKMGPLDALLEMIPGLGRQLKAGGGMDERQLARVEAIIDSMTPEERRHPQLIDGSRRRRIARGSGTSIQDVNRLLRQFEEARRLIRQVGEIEKKGRRGRWPFPLP; via the coding sequence ATGTTTGAAGCGCTGCAGGACCGGTTCCAGGCGATCATCCGCAACCTCACCGGACGGGGCGTGCTCTCCGAAGCCGACGTCGACGCCGCCCTGCGCGAGGTGCGCCTGGCGCTGCTCGAAGCCGACGTCAACTTCAGGGTGGTCAGAGTCTTCGTGGATCGCGTGCGAGAGCGGGCCGTCGGAGAACGGATCACGAAGAGTCTGGCGCCGGGACACGAAGTGGTGAAGATCGTCCATGAAGAGTTGACCCGGCTGCTCGGCGGAGGCACGCGCGATCTTCGCGTGGCCGACCGTCCGCCGACCGTTGTGCTGCTGGCGGGACTCCAGGGCACCGGGAAGACCACCACCGCGGGCAAGCTGGCCCTCCGCCTGCGCCGCCGCGGCCGGCAGCCGCTGCTGGTGGCGACCGACCTGAAGCGGCCGGCGGCGGTGGCGCAACTGCAGACCGTCGGTGCGCAGGCGGGCGTGCCCGTCTTCGCCCAACCGGAGGCCACGGACCCGATCGCGGTGGCCCGGGCCGCCGTGGAGGCCGCGGCGAGGGAGGGACAGGATACCGTCATCATCGACTCCGCCGGCCGGCTGCACATCGACGACGAGCTGATGGCCGAGCTGCGGGCGATGCGCGAGGCGGTCCGTCCCCATGAGGTCCTCCTGGTCATGGACGCCATGGCCGGCCAGGACGCCGTGACGGTGGCCGAGCGCTTCCACCAGCGTCTCGGGCTGGACGGACTCATTGTCACCAAGCTCGACGGCGACGCGCGCGGCGGGGCGGTCCTCTCGGTCGTGGAGGTCACGGGAGTTCCCGTGCTCTTTGCCGGGACGGGCGAGAAGCTCGACGGCCTGGAGCCCTTCCACCCCGACCGCATGGCCTCGCGCATCCTGGGGATGGGCGACGTCCTCACCCTGATCGAGCGGGCGCAGGAGGCGGCGGATCGCGAGGCCGCGGCCGAACTGGAGCGCAAGCTGCGCCGGGCGGAGTTCACCCTGGAGGAGTTCCGCCAGCAGCTGCGTCAGGTGAGGAAGATGGGCCCGCTGGACGCCCTGCTGGAGATGATTCCCGGCCTGGGCCGGCAGCTCAAAGCCGGCGGAGGGATGGACGAGCGCCAGCTGGCGCGGGTGGAGGCGATCATCGACTCGATGACGCCGGAAGAACGCCGCCATCCGCAGCTCATCGACGGCAGCCGGCGCCGGCGGATCGCCCGCGGCAGCGGGACGTCGATTCAGGACGTGAATCGACTGCTGCGACAGTTCGAGGAGGCCCGCCGCCTGATCCGGCAGGTCGGCGAGATCGAGAAGAAGGGGAGGCGGGGCCGGTGGCCCTTCCCGCTCCCGTAG
- the rpsP gene encoding 30S ribosomal protein S16, translating to MVKIRLMRLGGKHKPFYRLVVADSRAPRSGRYIEAIGYYNPTTEPSTISIN from the coding sequence ATGGTCAAGATCCGGTTGATGCGCCTGGGGGGCAAGCACAAGCCGTTCTACCGTCTGGTGGTGGCGGACTCGCGCGCCCCCCGCAGCGGGCGGTACATCGAGGCGATCGGCTACTACAATCCCACGACGGAGCCCAGCACCATCTCCATCAATG
- the rpsP gene encoding 30S ribosomal protein S16, translated as GGKHKPFYRLVVADSRAPRSGRYIEAIGYYNPTTEPSTISINEAKAIAWLRKGARPSDAARVLLQRTGVLERAAAKS; from the coding sequence TGGGGGGCAAGCACAAGCCGTTCTACCGTCTGGTGGTGGCGGACTCGCGCGCCCCCCGCAGCGGGCGGTACATCGAGGCGATCGGCTACTACAATCCCACGACGGAGCCCAGCACCATCTCCATCAATGAGGCCAAGGCCATCGCCTGGCTGCGCAAGGGGGCCCGACCCTCCGACGCCGCGCGGGTGTTGCTCCAGCGGACGGGCGTCCTGGAGCGGGCGGCGGCGAAGTCATGA
- a CDS encoding KH domain-containing protein, protein MSGAVTAAETLRDLVEFLAASLVEEPGAVRVETAADAAALRITLRVAAADMGKVIGRQGRIARALRSVVRAAAARQGVRVLLDISSTGAGGA, encoded by the coding sequence ATGAGCGGTGCCGTAACCGCCGCAGAGACCCTGCGCGATCTCGTCGAGTTCCTGGCCGCCTCGCTCGTGGAGGAGCCGGGGGCGGTACGCGTGGAGACGGCAGCCGACGCCGCGGCCCTCCGCATCACGCTCCGCGTCGCCGCGGCGGATATGGGCAAGGTGATCGGCCGCCAGGGCCGGATTGCCCGCGCCCTGCGGTCGGTGGTGCGGGCCGCCGCGGCGCGCCAGGGCGTGCGGGTCCTGCTGGACATTTCAAGCACCGGCGCAGGAGGAGCCTGA
- a CDS encoding YlqD family protein, protein MGITVTRPVVIKTVVTESFKRLYIQDLEDALKRVDAVVQQIDTQIRRTELERQISPQSRAVRQQLELERARQEATKAELAMRLREAQELPLNSEFAQGTLESLVEISVGDNLFNKIGRAEVVVKDGIVLEIREEG, encoded by the coding sequence ATGGGCATCACCGTCACCCGACCGGTGGTCATCAAGACCGTGGTCACGGAGAGCTTCAAACGCCTGTACATCCAGGATCTCGAGGACGCCCTCAAGCGCGTCGATGCCGTCGTGCAGCAGATCGACACGCAGATCCGTCGCACCGAACTGGAGCGCCAGATCTCGCCGCAGAGCCGGGCCGTGCGCCAGCAGCTGGAGCTGGAGCGGGCCCGCCAGGAGGCGACCAAAGCCGAACTGGCGATGCGGCTGCGGGAGGCTCAGGAGCTGCCCCTGAACTCGGAGTTCGCCCAGGGCACGCTGGAGAGTCTGGTCGAGATCTCGGTGGGGGACAACCTCTTCAACAAGATCGGCCGGGCGGAGGTTGTGGTGAAGGACGGCATCGTGCTGGAGATCCGCGAGGAGGGGTGA
- the rimM gene encoding ribosome maturation factor RimM (Essential for efficient processing of 16S rRNA), which produces MPAAPPLVVVGRVLRPHGVGGELRVQPDTDFPERLGMLGQAVLLTEERAEPVRIEGVRAAGDAVLVKVAGIDTRAAAEIWRGAALAVPRELAAPLPEGRHYVFEVLGLTVEDEGGRRLGTVEEIIRTPGNDVYVVRGAREVLVPAIASVVLRIDPARGRMVIRPLPGMLEE; this is translated from the coding sequence ATGCCCGCGGCCCCGCCGCTCGTGGTGGTGGGCCGGGTGCTCCGGCCGCACGGCGTCGGCGGCGAACTGCGCGTGCAGCCGGACACCGACTTCCCCGAGCGGCTGGGCATGCTGGGCCAGGCCGTCCTCCTCACCGAGGAACGCGCGGAACCGGTGCGGATCGAGGGGGTGCGGGCCGCCGGTGATGCGGTCCTGGTGAAGGTCGCCGGCATCGACACCCGTGCGGCGGCCGAGATCTGGCGGGGCGCGGCCCTGGCCGTGCCCCGCGAGCTGGCCGCCCCGCTGCCCGAGGGCCGCCACTATGTCTTCGAGGTGCTCGGCCTCACGGTCGAGGACGAAGGGGGGCGGCGGCTGGGTACCGTGGAGGAAATCATCCGCACCCCGGGCAACGACGTCTACGTGGTGCGGGGGGCGCGGGAGGTGCTGGTGCCCGCCATCGCCTCCGTGGTGTTGCGGATCGATCCGGCGCGGGGGCGCATGGTGATCCGGCCGCTGCCAGGGATGCTGGAGGAGTAG